A window of the Mucilaginibacter sp. cycad4 genome harbors these coding sequences:
- the zwf gene encoding glucose-6-phosphate dehydrogenase, which yields MSTTAKSDPTIFIIFGGTGDLNSRKIAPALYNLFLDGWMPKQFSIIGTGRTKLTDEQFRENLYKDINQFSRSGKTDDKQWAEFVKNVYYQVSDATDFETYKEFGKRIEKHNAEWKTKANVLFYLAVAPNFFPIIASNISKAKLADDKKRVRIIIEKPFGHDLETAKDLNQLLKSIFDECQIYRIDHYLGKETVQNIMAFRFANSIMEPLWNRNHIEHVQISVTEQLGVEERGDYYDGSGAMRDMIQNHLLQLLCHVAMEPPISFSADEVRDRKVDVLKAMRKFTAEDVRNSTVRGQYGSGWMKGREVPGYREEPKVNTESNTETFAAIKFFIDNWRWQGVPFYLRTGKRMHQSSSVITIQFKDVPHQIFPAEATESWQQNRLIISIQPEMSIRLQVQAKRPGIDMVLNAVDMVFDYKGTYTNQAPEAYETLILDTMMGDQTLFMRGDQVEAAWELVMPILNTWQNKKSLNFPNYSADSWGPEAAEALIARDGYNWFTLPVNGKK from the coding sequence ATGAGCACAACAGCTAAATCAGACCCTACCATATTTATCATTTTTGGTGGAACGGGAGATTTAAACTCCCGGAAAATTGCGCCGGCCCTATATAATCTGTTTTTAGACGGATGGATGCCTAAACAATTTTCCATTATTGGTACCGGTCGTACCAAGCTTACCGACGAGCAATTCAGGGAGAACCTGTATAAAGATATCAACCAGTTTTCACGCAGCGGTAAAACCGATGATAAACAATGGGCCGAATTTGTAAAAAACGTTTATTACCAGGTATCTGACGCTACTGATTTTGAAACGTACAAAGAGTTTGGCAAACGCATTGAAAAACACAACGCCGAGTGGAAAACCAAGGCCAATGTATTGTTTTACCTTGCAGTAGCGCCTAATTTCTTCCCTATCATTGCATCAAACATATCAAAAGCTAAACTGGCCGATGATAAAAAACGTGTAAGGATCATCATTGAGAAACCATTTGGTCACGACCTGGAAACTGCAAAAGATCTGAACCAGTTATTGAAAAGCATTTTTGATGAATGCCAGATCTATCGTATTGACCATTACCTGGGTAAAGAAACTGTTCAAAATATCATGGCTTTCCGTTTTGCCAACTCCATTATGGAGCCGTTATGGAACCGGAACCATATTGAGCACGTACAAATTTCAGTTACCGAGCAGTTAGGCGTTGAAGAACGCGGCGACTACTATGATGGCTCAGGTGCAATGAGAGACATGATCCAGAACCACCTGCTGCAATTGCTTTGCCACGTAGCTATGGAACCCCCTATCAGCTTTAGCGCCGATGAGGTACGCGACCGTAAGGTTGATGTGCTGAAAGCAATGCGCAAATTTACTGCTGAAGATGTACGCAATTCGACAGTTAGGGGCCAGTACGGCAGCGGATGGATGAAAGGCAGGGAAGTACCGGGATACCGCGAGGAGCCAAAGGTTAACACCGAATCAAATACGGAAACCTTTGCCGCCATCAAGTTCTTTATTGACAACTGGCGCTGGCAGGGCGTTCCGTTCTATTTACGTACAGGTAAAAGAATGCACCAGTCATCATCGGTTATCACTATCCAGTTTAAAGATGTTCCTCACCAGATCTTCCCGGCCGAGGCAACTGAAAGCTGGCAGCAAAACAGGCTTATTATCAGCATTCAACCTGAAATGAGCATCCGTTTACAGGTTCAGGCTAAACGCCCGGGTATCGATATGGTATTAAACGCCGTTGATATGGTGTTTGATTATAAAGGTACCTACACCAATCAGGCTCCTGAAGCTTACGAAACATTGATCCTGGATACCATGATGGGAGATCAGACCCTGTTTATGCGTGGTGACCAGGTTGAGGCAGCATGGGAGCTGGTAATGCCGATACTAAACACATGGCAAAATAAAAAGAGCCTTAACTTCCCTAATTATTCGGCCGATTCATGGGGACCTGAAGCTGCAGAAGCTTTAATTGCCCGCGATGGCTATAACTGGTTTACGTTACCTGTAAACGGTAAAAAATAA
- a CDS encoding HAD-IA family hydrolase, whose product MEVADLKILFFDVGGILLSNGWGHEAREEAAKRFNLDYAEVNALHNFIFNVYEIGNVTLDEYLDTVIFNHPRDFVREDFKDFIYSTSVELPMLQFLKDWKKDCGFRIISVNNEGKELNDYRVRKFKLHECFDAFVSSCEVKMRKPDPGIWQLAMGIAQASPQQCVYFDDRKMFVDTAQKLGIRSFQHTSLESTKKILETLKKENLKTK is encoded by the coding sequence ATGGAAGTTGCTGATCTGAAGATCCTTTTTTTTGACGTGGGCGGCATTTTGCTGTCGAACGGATGGGGGCATGAAGCCCGCGAAGAAGCGGCCAAACGTTTTAACCTCGACTATGCCGAGGTTAATGCCCTGCATAATTTTATTTTTAACGTATATGAAATTGGCAACGTCACGCTTGACGAATATCTTGATACGGTGATATTTAACCACCCAAGGGATTTTGTACGCGAAGATTTTAAGGATTTTATCTATTCTACATCTGTTGAATTGCCAATGCTGCAATTCCTTAAGGATTGGAAAAAAGATTGCGGCTTCCGTATTATATCAGTGAACAATGAGGGTAAGGAGCTGAACGATTACAGGGTACGTAAATTTAAACTGCATGAGTGTTTTGATGCCTTTGTATCATCATGCGAAGTAAAAATGCGTAAACCAGATCCGGGTATCTGGCAGTTAGCTATGGGTATTGCCCAGGCGTCGCCTCAGCAATGCGTTTATTTCGACGACAGAAAAATGTTTGTTGATACCGCGCAAAAACTGGGCATCCGTTCGTTCCAGCATACCAGCCTCGAAAGCACAAAAAAAATTTTAGAAACTCTTAAAAAAGAAAACCTCAAAACAAAATGA
- a CDS encoding ROK family protein: MKNTPSQLRVLSIDIGGSHIKATILNKKGDLKMEYDKIPTPAPANPENVIKAINTLVKDFPAYDKISVGFPGYVKNGVVKTAPNLGTDYWADVDLSKKLEKALGKPTQVVNDADMQGLGVVAGKGLEMVITLGTGFGTALLMDGHLLPHFELAHLPIKEGITYDNYIGERALEKEGKEKWNKRMKKVFKILKTVFNYDTLYIGGGNSDELTFKLDKNMKIVTNADGIKGGARLWLNEGESKTKRKIATPTE; the protein is encoded by the coding sequence ATGAAAAACACACCATCCCAGTTAAGAGTCCTTTCAATCGATATCGGTGGTTCGCACATTAAAGCCACTATCCTGAATAAAAAAGGGGATTTAAAAATGGAGTATGATAAAATTCCTACGCCGGCACCGGCAAATCCCGAAAACGTTATAAAAGCTATTAACACCCTCGTTAAGGATTTTCCGGCATATGATAAAATATCGGTTGGTTTTCCTGGTTATGTAAAAAACGGGGTTGTTAAAACGGCGCCCAACCTGGGTACCGATTACTGGGCAGATGTTGATTTGAGCAAAAAATTGGAAAAAGCATTAGGCAAACCTACCCAGGTAGTTAACGATGCCGACATGCAAGGGCTTGGTGTGGTAGCCGGTAAGGGCCTTGAAATGGTAATTACCCTGGGCACCGGTTTTGGTACAGCTTTGTTAATGGACGGTCATTTATTGCCACACTTTGAACTTGCCCACCTCCCGATAAAAGAAGGTATTACCTATGATAACTATATAGGTGAAAGAGCTTTAGAAAAAGAAGGCAAAGAGAAATGGAACAAACGCATGAAAAAGGTTTTCAAAATATTGAAAACTGTATTCAATTACGATACTTTATACATTGGCGGCGGCAATTCAGACGAGCTTACCTTTAAGCTTGATAAAAACATGAAGATTGTTACCAATGCCGATGGAATAAAAGGCGGCGCAAGGCTTTGGCTCAATGAAGGTGAAAGCAAAACCAAGCGCAAAATTGCAACACCTACCGAATAA
- the rpiA gene encoding ribose 5-phosphate isomerase A: MNWNSNLIDNLEWADKIINIEGKQKVAAEIAAKVKDGDIIGVGSGSTSYLALVAIAQKVKDERLNVKAIPTSVELSMFCAKLGLPVTTLYEYKPDWLFDGADEVDPDKSLIKGRGGAMFKEKLLISSSAVSYIIVDESKMVDKLGSKFPVPIEVFPQALPYVEKELKSLGATEIAIRPAKGKDGPIISENGNLVLDCKFDEIGKSFERDIKSITGVIESGLFIGFDVNIIMASNN; this comes from the coding sequence ATGAACTGGAACAGCAACCTGATAGATAACCTGGAGTGGGCCGATAAGATCATCAATATTGAAGGCAAACAAAAGGTAGCTGCCGAAATTGCAGCAAAAGTTAAGGATGGCGATATAATAGGTGTTGGCTCGGGTTCAACATCATACCTGGCCCTGGTGGCCATCGCCCAAAAAGTAAAAGATGAAAGGCTGAATGTAAAGGCTATCCCTACTTCGGTAGAACTTTCTATGTTTTGCGCCAAACTGGGCTTGCCGGTTACAACACTGTATGAATATAAACCCGACTGGCTATTTGACGGAGCCGATGAGGTTGACCCCGACAAAAGCCTGATCAAAGGACGCGGTGGGGCCATGTTTAAAGAAAAGTTACTTATCAGTTCAAGCGCAGTTAGCTATATTATAGTTGACGAGTCGAAAATGGTTGATAAATTAGGCTCGAAATTTCCGGTGCCTATCGAGGTTTTTCCGCAGGCATTGCCTTATGTGGAAAAGGAATTGAAAAGTTTAGGGGCTACAGAAATAGCCATAAGGCCGGCAAAAGGTAAAGACGGCCCGATAATTTCAGAAAACGGCAACCTGGTATTGGATTGCAAATTTGATGAAATTGGTAAAAGTTTCGAAAGGGATATTAAATCGATAACAGGAGTAATCGAGAGCGGTCTTTTTATCGGCTTTGATGTAAATATTATCATGGCCTCGAATAATTAG
- the tkt gene encoding transketolase: MENQQDIEKLAIDTVRVLAADAVQKANSGHPGTAMALAPMGHVLWTKFLNYNPKNPDWANRDRFILSAGHACILQYNFLYLMGYDLSLDDIKQFRQLNSKTAGHPEYGLAPGIEVTTGPLGQGFANAVGFAIAQKHLAARYNKPGFELFNYNIYTICSDGDLMEGVTSEAASLAGHLQLGNLIYLYDDNHISIEGSTDIAFNEDVSARFRAYGWHVQDLTDVNDTHALELALINAKAETQKPSFIRVRSLIAYGSPNKSGTAGSHGSPLGADEIKLVKQFFGFDPEKSFNVSDEVLDYYHKKGARGAAVEEKWNKLFADYKAKFPELAAEYEAASKGELPAGWKDKLPVFKGSDPKMATRQASGKVLNAIAPALPNLIGGAADLAPSTETNLKEYDSFTSENRAGRNFHFGIREHAMGSALNGMALTKGLLPFGATFLMFSEYMRPPIRLAAIMKINPIFVYTHDSIGLGEDGTTHQPIEQLASLRSIPNLTVIRPADANESAHAWRVAIEKKGGPTVLVFTRQGLPILDQDKYGKAENLEKGAYVLSEGSKGPDLILIATGSEVALIMQAQEKLEAEGISTRVVSMPSWELFEKQDAAYKESVFPKASRKRLAVEMASPMGWHKYITDEGDMLGMTTFGESAPAEDLYKHFGFTVDNVVKKAKALL, encoded by the coding sequence ATGGAAAACCAACAAGACATAGAAAAATTGGCGATAGATACCGTAAGGGTATTGGCAGCCGATGCTGTGCAAAAAGCAAATTCAGGCCACCCTGGTACAGCTATGGCGCTGGCACCAATGGGCCACGTTTTATGGACAAAGTTTTTAAACTACAACCCGAAAAACCCCGATTGGGCAAACCGCGACAGGTTTATCCTTTCGGCAGGCCATGCTTGTATTTTACAGTACAACTTTTTGTATTTAATGGGCTATGATCTTTCTTTAGATGATATCAAACAGTTTCGCCAGCTGAACAGCAAAACCGCCGGTCACCCGGAATATGGTTTGGCTCCGGGCATTGAAGTAACAACCGGTCCGCTGGGACAGGGCTTTGCCAATGCTGTAGGTTTTGCCATCGCACAAAAGCATCTTGCTGCGCGTTACAACAAGCCTGGCTTTGAGCTGTTCAACTACAATATTTACACTATCTGCAGCGATGGCGATTTGATGGAAGGTGTAACTTCCGAAGCTGCATCACTGGCGGGTCATTTGCAATTAGGTAACCTGATCTATTTATATGATGATAACCACATCTCTATTGAAGGCAGTACCGATATTGCTTTTAATGAAGATGTAAGCGCCCGTTTCCGTGCATATGGCTGGCATGTGCAGGACCTTACCGATGTGAACGATACCCACGCGCTGGAGCTGGCCCTCATCAATGCCAAAGCCGAAACTCAAAAACCGTCATTTATCCGCGTTCGTTCGCTGATAGCTTATGGCAGCCCTAACAAATCGGGAACTGCGGGCTCACACGGTTCTCCGCTTGGTGCCGACGAAATTAAACTGGTAAAACAGTTCTTTGGTTTCGATCCTGAAAAATCATTCAACGTATCTGACGAAGTGCTGGATTACTACCACAAAAAAGGTGCAAGAGGCGCTGCTGTTGAAGAAAAATGGAACAAATTATTTGCCGACTATAAAGCAAAATTCCCTGAATTAGCTGCCGAATACGAGGCTGCCTCCAAAGGTGAACTACCTGCCGGCTGGAAAGATAAACTGCCGGTATTTAAAGGTTCGGACCCTAAAATGGCAACTCGCCAGGCATCAGGCAAAGTATTGAACGCTATTGCCCCGGCATTGCCAAACCTGATTGGTGGCGCGGCCGACCTTGCCCCATCAACCGAAACCAACCTGAAAGAATACGATTCATTTACATCAGAAAACCGTGCAGGCCGTAACTTCCACTTCGGCATCCGTGAGCATGCCATGGGCTCTGCTTTAAATGGCATGGCTTTAACCAAAGGCCTGTTGCCTTTCGGCGCTACCTTCCTGATGTTCTCTGAATATATGCGCCCGCCAATTCGTTTGGCTGCCATCATGAAAATAAACCCGATCTTCGTTTATACACATGATAGTATTGGTTTAGGCGAGGATGGTACCACCCACCAGCCTATTGAACAATTAGCTTCATTGCGCTCGATACCAAACCTAACGGTGATCCGCCCGGCCGATGCTAACGAAAGTGCTCATGCATGGCGTGTTGCTATCGAGAAAAAAGGCGGCCCAACTGTATTGGTATTCACCCGCCAGGGCTTACCTATCCTCGACCAGGATAAATATGGCAAAGCCGAAAACCTTGAAAAAGGTGCCTATGTGCTTTCAGAAGGCAGCAAAGGCCCGGATCTGATCCTGATCGCTACCGGATCTGAAGTGGCGTTGATCATGCAGGCACAGGAAAAGCTGGAGGCTGAAGGTATTTCCACCCGTGTGGTAAGTATGCCATCATGGGAGCTGTTTGAAAAACAGGATGCGGCTTACAAAGAGTCGGTATTCCCTAAAGCAAGCAGAAAACGTTTGGCTGTTGAAATGGCATCACCAATGGGCTGGCATAAATACATCACCGATGAAGGCGATATGCTGGGCATGACCACCTTTGGTGAATCGGCCCCTGCCGAAGATTTGTACAAACACTTCGGCTTCACTGTTGATAACGTTGTTAAAAAAGCAAAAGCTCTTTTATAG
- the pgl gene encoding 6-phosphogluconolactonase, whose amino-acid sequence MKLNIYNTEGEVLTGLADHFVTLATEAINKNGKFSVALSGGSSPKKLYELLASTTYADQVNWEKVFFFFGDERNVPHDHKDSNYLMAKKALFEPLMISPAQIFPVETSFGPAEAAAKYWEVISAFFDDDEASFDLVLLGLGDNSHTASLFPYTPVLHDRVPGVKEVWLDDQQVWRITLNAPLINDAAQIAFLVYGAGKAEAVKHILEDDEDIELYPAQLIDSISGEVEWFLDEPAAAELENKE is encoded by the coding sequence ATGAAACTGAATATCTATAACACAGAAGGGGAGGTTTTAACCGGGCTGGCCGATCATTTTGTTACCCTGGCTACCGAAGCCATTAACAAAAACGGCAAGTTCAGTGTGGCGCTTTCGGGCGGCAGCTCACCTAAAAAATTATATGAGCTGTTAGCTTCAACAACTTATGCCGACCAGGTAAACTGGGAAAAGGTTTTCTTCTTTTTTGGCGATGAGCGCAATGTACCTCATGACCATAAGGACAGCAATTACCTGATGGCTAAAAAGGCGTTGTTTGAGCCATTAATGATCAGCCCGGCACAGATTTTCCCGGTTGAAACATCATTTGGCCCTGCCGAAGCTGCCGCTAAATACTGGGAAGTGATCTCGGCATTTTTTGACGACGATGAAGCAAGTTTTGACCTGGTATTATTAGGCCTGGGCGATAACTCGCATACCGCATCATTATTCCCTTATACGCCGGTGCTGCATGACCGCGTGCCCGGTGTAAAAGAAGTATGGCTGGACGATCAGCAGGTATGGCGCATTACCCTCAACGCACCGCTTATTAATGATGCTGCCCAAATAGCATTCTTAGTTTACGGAGCAGGTAAGGCCGAGGCTGTAAAACACATCCTGGAAGATGACGAGGATATTGAACTTTATCCGGCACAGCTTATTGATTCCATATCAGGCGAAGTAGAATGGTTCCTTGACGAACCGGCTGCTGCTGAATTGGAGAATAAAGAATAA
- the gndA gene encoding NADP-dependent phosphogluconate dehydrogenase: MSATENKYAFGMIGLGVMGRSLLLNMADHGFAVAGHDKDTGKVDSLNQEAGDRAAKGFADVKEFIQSLTTPRAIMMLVPAGKIVDAVIEELTPLLEKGDILIDGGNSHFTDTNRRVEELEAKGLHFFGMGVSGGEEGARRGPSMMPGGDKDAYAVMKPIFEAIAAKVNGEPCVTYIGPGASGHFVKMVHNGIEYGIMQVIAETYEILKKGLKLGNDEIGDLFTKWNEGRLQSFLLDITKDIFKYKAPGTDHLLLDDIKDEAKAKGTGKWTSQVAMDLVTPIPTIDTSVSMRDLSKYKSLREKASTLYNDPIELEGDKEELLVALEQAFYFTSIVTYAQGMHLLTKASEEYKYDLHLGEIAKIWRGGCIIRSEFLNDIYNAYNKDQALPHLLLDSDIQALVAGTLPGIRKVLSATVAAGVAAPGYASALSYFDAFRSERMPSNLTQAQRDYFGAHTYELIGKEGTFHTQWAPVND, translated from the coding sequence ATGAGCGCAACAGAAAACAAATACGCCTTTGGTATGATAGGCCTGGGTGTTATGGGTCGCAGCCTGCTGCTGAACATGGCCGATCATGGCTTCGCGGTTGCCGGGCACGATAAAGATACCGGTAAAGTAGATTCATTGAACCAGGAAGCTGGTGACAGGGCCGCTAAGGGCTTTGCCGATGTTAAAGAATTTATACAGAGCCTTACCACGCCAAGGGCTATCATGATGCTGGTACCTGCCGGTAAAATTGTTGACGCTGTAATTGAGGAATTAACCCCGTTATTGGAAAAAGGCGATATCCTGATTGATGGCGGTAACTCGCACTTTACCGATACCAACCGCCGTGTTGAGGAACTGGAAGCTAAAGGCTTACACTTCTTTGGTATGGGCGTATCAGGTGGTGAAGAGGGTGCCCGTCGTGGCCCGAGCATGATGCCGGGTGGCGATAAGGATGCTTACGCTGTAATGAAACCTATTTTTGAAGCCATTGCTGCTAAAGTTAACGGCGAACCTTGTGTTACCTATATTGGCCCTGGCGCATCAGGCCACTTTGTTAAAATGGTGCACAACGGTATCGAGTACGGGATCATGCAGGTAATTGCCGAAACCTATGAGATCCTGAAAAAAGGCTTAAAGTTAGGTAACGACGAGATAGGCGACCTGTTCACTAAATGGAACGAAGGCCGTTTACAGTCATTCCTGTTAGATATCACCAAAGATATTTTCAAATACAAAGCACCGGGCACCGATCATCTGTTGTTAGATGATATTAAAGACGAAGCTAAAGCTAAAGGTACCGGTAAATGGACCTCGCAGGTGGCTATGGACCTGGTAACCCCTATACCAACCATCGATACCTCAGTATCCATGCGTGATCTTTCAAAATACAAATCACTGCGCGAAAAAGCTTCAACCCTTTACAATGACCCTATCGAGCTTGAAGGCGATAAAGAAGAGTTGTTGGTTGCTTTAGAGCAGGCTTTCTATTTTACCAGCATCGTTACTTATGCACAGGGTATGCACCTGCTTACCAAAGCATCTGAAGAGTACAAATATGATCTTCATTTAGGCGAGATTGCCAAGATCTGGAGAGGTGGCTGTATCATCCGTTCAGAATTTTTGAATGACATTTACAACGCTTACAATAAAGATCAGGCATTGCCTCACCTGTTACTTGACAGCGATATCCAGGCTCTTGTTGCCGGCACTTTACCGGGCATCAGGAAAGTATTATCGGCTACTGTTGCTGCCGGTGTTGCTGCTCCGGGCTATGCTTCGGCATTAAGCTATTTCGATGCTTTCCGCAGCGAAAGGATGCCTTCAAACCTAACCCAGGCTCAGCGCGATTACTTTGGCGCACATACTTATGAGCTTATTGGTAAAGAAGGTACTTTCCATACACAATGGGCTCCGGTAAACGATTAA
- the tal gene encoding transaldolase yields the protein MATNNVAQIHGFGQSIWLDFIDREIISSGKLKQLIDVDGVRGVTSNPAIFEKAISSSSDYDADIAALKSESDNEKLFFEIAVKDIQAAADLFKGVYEESNKVDGYVSLEVSPFLALDTEGTAKQAEELWKKVDRENVMIKIPGTKPGLAAIQQSIAKGININVTLLFGLERYEEVTEAYIAGLEEHLAAGHKIAHIASVASFFLSRIDVVVDPIIEAKGEKELYGEVAIASAKKAYEIYKRVFSGERWQKLADQGAQPQRLLWASTGSKNPAFKDTKYVEALIGPDTVDTVPLETVDAFRDHGVAANTLETGLDKATEILAKLPSLGIDLAAVTQQLEDEGIEKFNKPFEKLLNAIETQKNK from the coding sequence ATGGCAACTAATAACGTAGCGCAGATACATGGTTTCGGTCAGAGCATCTGGCTTGATTTTATTGACCGTGAGATCATTTCTTCAGGAAAGCTTAAACAATTAATTGACGTTGACGGCGTACGCGGCGTTACCTCAAACCCTGCAATTTTTGAAAAGGCTATCAGCAGCAGTTCTGATTACGATGCTGATATAGCCGCACTTAAATCTGAAAGCGATAACGAAAAGCTGTTTTTTGAAATAGCTGTTAAAGATATCCAGGCTGCTGCCGACCTGTTTAAAGGTGTTTACGAAGAATCAAACAAAGTTGATGGTTATGTGAGCCTTGAGGTTTCTCCATTTTTGGCTTTAGATACCGAAGGTACTGCCAAACAAGCCGAAGAACTTTGGAAAAAAGTTGACCGTGAAAACGTAATGATCAAGATCCCTGGTACAAAACCGGGTTTGGCCGCTATTCAGCAATCAATTGCAAAAGGTATTAACATCAACGTAACCCTGCTTTTTGGTTTAGAGCGTTACGAAGAAGTAACTGAAGCTTACATTGCAGGCCTGGAAGAGCATTTAGCCGCAGGTCATAAAATTGCCCACATTGCGTCAGTAGCCAGTTTCTTCCTGAGCCGTATTGATGTTGTTGTGGATCCTATTATCGAAGCAAAAGGCGAAAAAGAGCTGTATGGCGAGGTCGCAATCGCATCAGCTAAAAAAGCTTACGAAATTTATAAAAGGGTATTCAGCGGCGAAAGATGGCAAAAACTTGCCGATCAGGGCGCACAGCCACAGCGTTTGCTTTGGGCAAGTACCGGCAGCAAAAACCCTGCATTTAAAGATACCAAATACGTTGAGGCATTAATTGGCCCGGATACTGTTGATACCGTTCCGCTGGAAACTGTTGACGCTTTCCGTGATCATGGTGTTGCTGCAAACACGTTAGAAACCGGTTTAGATAAAGCTACCGAGATCTTAGCCAAACTACCTTCTTTGGGTATCGACCTTGCTGCTGTAACTCAGCAACTGGAAGACGAAGGTATCGAGAAATTCAACAAGCCGTTTGAAAAGCTGTTGAACGCCATCGAAACACAGAAAAATAAGTAA